From the genome of Alosa sapidissima isolate fAloSap1 chromosome 14, fAloSap1.pri, whole genome shotgun sequence, one region includes:
- the c6ast4 gene encoding six-cysteine containing astacin protease 4: MAVDEADGVTTAELSVSELLDRANRDLTPDFDEPELMGDIAILNEAERNADPCTSRDCLWQKYSDGKVYVPYVIQNHYSSRELSIIQRGLDSFASSSCIRFKRRSNERDYISIESRSGCYSYVGRTGNAQTVSLSRSGCLYHSTVQHELLHALGFNHEQTRNDRDNHIRVYWENIIDDMKYNFNKINTLNQGTPYDYNSVMQYERYAFSKNNLPTMEPIPNSNAALGKATEMSQNDITRLNRLYKC, from the exons ATGGCTGTGGATGAGGCTGATGGCGTCACCACTGCTGAGCTGTCTGTCTCCGAGCTGCTGGACAGAGCCAACCGGGACCTGA CTCCTGACTTCGACGAGCCTGAGCTGATGGGAGACATCGCCATCCTCAACGAGGCGGAGAGGAATGCTGACCCCTGCACCTCCCGCGACTGCCTGTGGCAAAAGTACAGTGACGGCAAGGTCTACGTGCCCTACGTCATTCAGAACCACTACT CCTCCCGTGAGCTGTCCATTATCCAGCGTGGCCTGGACTCCttcgcctcctcctcctgcatccGCTTCAAGCGCCGCTCCAACGAGAGGGACTACATCAGCATTGAGTCTCGCAGTGG ATGCTACTCTTACGTTGGTCGTACTGGTAACGCTCAGACCGTGTCCCTGAGCCGCTCCGGCTGCCTGTACCACAGCACCGTCCAGCACGAGCTGCTCCATGCTCTGGGCTTCAACCACGAGCAGACCCGCAACGACCGTGACAACCACATCCGCGTCTACTGGGAGAACATCATCGATG acatgaaatacaaCTTCAACAAGATCAACACCCTCAACCAGGGAACTCCCTATGACTACAACTCTGTTATGCAGTATGAGAG GTACGCCTTCTCCAAGAACAACCTCCCCACCATGGAGCCCATTCCCAACAGCAACGCTGCTCTTGGCAAGGCCACCGAGATGAGCCAGAACGACATCACCAGGCTCAACAGGCTGTACAAGTGCT AA